Part of the Candidatus Chlorohelix allophototropha genome, ATTTTCAAAAATATAAACGTATTCCATCACAAGAATATAGCTTTCACTTAGTCGAAAAAGCTATAAACCGAAACGCACTTATAATCCTTATGCGCTGGGAAAAACCTTGGCTTGGAACATTTCCCAAGTTGAGCAATTTCTACAAGCTTAAAAACACTAGGAATGTCATAATCAGCCCCAGAAATTGTCCCGGTGGGTTTGAGAAAATTGTGGAAGTGTTGAAAAATGCCAAATCAAACGATAATTGAGGCAATATTGTCACAAATCAATTTTAAAGTACAATGAAAGTCGATTATCTCAAAGTTTCAAAAGTTTTCAGCTTATAGGAACTTATTCTCAGCGCCACCCTATAAATGAAGTTTGACAAAGCTTGTAGTAATAAATACTGAGTAACGTGAATACTCAGGTTGTCACCCGCAGTAAATTAGTAGCTTAAAGTAATTATGTAAACAAGGATGGGTCAGTTATTATGAACAAAAAAACTATCGAAGATGTAGTTGTCAGCGGGAAACGTGTACTGGTGCGCGTGGATTTCAACGTGCCGTTGGAAAATGGACAGATTACCGACGACACTCGCATTCGCTCTGCCATACCCACAATTAATTATTTGGCGGGAAAAGGGGCGAAAGTGATTTTGATGTCGCACCTTGGCAGACCAAAAGGGGTGGATGAAAAATTGCGCCTGACCCCAATTGCCACCCACCTTGCCGAACTGCTCGGTAAGCCCGTGACCAAACTTGATGATTGTGTGGGCGCGGAAGTAGAAGCAGCGGTAAATGCCCTCAAGGATGGGGATGTAGCGTTGCTGGAGAACTTGCGCTTTCATCCAGAAGAAGAAAAGAACAACCCTGACTTTGCCAAGCAACTCGCCGCGCTAGGGGATGTGTATGTGAACGATGCTTTCGGCACTGCCCATCGCGCCCACGCCAGCACCGAAGGCGTAACCCACTACATCAGCGAGAGTGTAGCGGGCTATCTGATGCAAAAAGAACTCGAAATCATGGGCGGCGCGCTTTCCAACCCCACGCGCCCGTTGATCGCGATTCTGGGCGGCGCGAAAGTTTCGGACAAAATCGGCGTAATTCAGAACCTGCTCACCCGCGTTAAGGTTGATACCCTGCTCATCGGTGGCGGTATGGCTAACACCTTCTTTAAAGCGAAGGGCTACGATGTAGCCGATTCGCTGGTGGAAAATGACAAAGTAGAACTGGCTAAGGAATTGCTGAATAGCCCAGAAGGTGCGCGAATCGTGCTTCCGACAGATGTGGTGGCAGCAGATCGCTTCGCACCGGATGCAAATTACAGCATTACTACCCCCGACAAAGTAGCAGCAGGCACCCGTATTCTCGATATTGGGCCCGCCGCCGTAGCAGATTACAAAGCGCGTCTGAAAGATGCCAAAACAATAATCTGGAACGGGCCTATGGGCGTATTCGAGTTTGAAGCTTTTGCCAAAGGCACGACCGCAGTAGCGCAAGCCTTGGCAGAAGTGGATGGCACGACCATCATCGGTGGCGGTGAGAGCGTGGCAGCAGTTGAGCAAAGCGGTTTGGCAGACAAAATGACTCATATCAGCACCGGCGGCGGCGCAAGCCTTGAATTTCTTGAGGGGCGAATTTTACCCGGTGTAGAGGCTCTCAACGATAAATAGTACGTCTTGCCCCTTTTCCTTTTGGGGGAAAGGGGTTATTCTAGCATAAAGCATAGGGTTTATACCCTGCCTATGGAGGAAATATTTTGCAGATTAACAGGTCCAGTACCAGCAAACGCACTCCTATAATCGCCGGTAACTGGAAAATGAATAAAACTGTTGACGAAGCACTTGATTTAGTAGAAGATATGATGGATGACCTCGACTCGTTTGAAGGAGTTGAGGTGGTACTTTGCCCGCCTTTTCTGGCGCTCTTTGCCGTTCAGACAGAGTTGCTGGAAGATACAGAAATAAAATTGGGCGCGCAGAATATGTACTGGGAAGAGGAAGGCGCATTTACCGGCGAGGTTTCTCCGCTCATGCTCCGCGAGTTTTGCGATTACGTTATAATCGGGCATAGCGAAAGGCGTACCCTATTTGGGGAAACCGATGCCGATGTAAATCGTAAGGTCAAAGCCGCCTTTAAGCATGACATCACCCCGATTATTGCGGTAGGCGAAAATCTGGCGCAAAATGAAGCCGGGCAAGCTCAAGAAGTGGTAGAGCGGCAAGTGCGCGGCGCGTTTGAGGGCATTAGTCGCCAAGACGCAAGCACCGCAGTTATTGCCTATGAACCTATTTGGGCAATCGGAACAGGTAAAGCGGCTAACGGCGAATACGCCAATACCATATCCGCGCATATCCGCAAGATACTAACCGAGCTTTACGATGCAGAATTGGCAAATGTGGTACGTATCCAGTATGGCGGTAGCGTAAACGCGAAGAATATCGCCGAGTATTTAAGCCAGCCTGAAGTTGATGGGGCGTTGGTGGGTGGCGCAAGCCTGAAGGCTAACGATTTCGTACAGATTGTGGCAACTACCCTTGAGGTGACTGCCCGCAAATAAGGGATTGTGCGTAACTATTCACCCCCTAACCCCCTCAAGGGGGAAGGGAGAGAAGGAGGAGTTATAGGGGACACCCCTATGACCCCGGCGGGGAATTTCCCGTGCCTGCCTGTGCCCTGAAAGGGTATGAACCCGTAGGGTTACACCCCTTTTCATTAATTCGTCTCAAGGGCTGAGTAGTTGCGATTGTGCAGCTTTTGACGGGGCAGGGGTTTCCACCCTGCGCCCGTTGTATTTTATTACAGCGAAGCAACAAGATGTTTTGCATTTATTGCGGATTTAAAAATAAAGCCGAAGCAACAGATTGTGCCAATTGCGGAAAGCCACTCCTGACTCATAACGCAACTTCTGGAACACTCCAGAGTTTAGCGCGTCTGCTAGAAGAGCAAGATGAGCTTCAAGTTAGCCTACCGCCAAGTATTTTTGACGAGAATTACAAACCCTCGCCCAATAACCCTGATGATTTGTGGACAATACCCAGACCGCCCTTTCCTGAAATGGCTTCAATCCCTGAAGCAAGTAATCCACAACAGATAGATGTTCCACCGTCTTTCCAGTCTTTAAGATTGCCCCGCCAGCCTGTAAATATGGATTCGCTTGCCAGTTCTACGGTTACCAGTAGTTATGGCATCACCGAACCGCGCCCCAGCAACGTCCACTATGAGGGCAATTTTACCTGCCCAAATTGTCGCCAAATCAAGCCGCTGGCAACCTCGGTAACCATTAAAGGATTCTTGGGTTCAAGCAAAAAAATTTGCTACGAGTGTGCCAGCACCATTTCGCTACAACAAATTTACTCTGCCCCCGGTACTCTCTCCCATGCGGCAATGGGCTTTCTGGTAGGAGTAATTTTCGGCGCTTTATGCGCGGTGCTTTTTGGAATAGCCTCCCTAATTACACGGCAAGTTCTAATGGTAAGCTTTGCAATGGTGGGCTTTTTAGTGGGCGTTAGCGCCCGTTCCGGCAGTGAGAATCGTGAAGGTATTTTGGTGATGTTGGCAGCAATGCTGGCTACATTGGTAACTTTTGGTTTTTGCCTTTACACCTCTATTATCGGTATCAACAACCTAAAATTCGTAAGTTGGGTAGAATTTCAGGATATGCTGGCAAAGCAGCAGATTCTACATTACTGGGACTGGATTAGTCTTGGAGTAGCGCTGGTAATTGCTTTTCTAATACCACTCAAACCCGGCATTCGCGATATAGAATAGTTACTAAAAATCGTACCTATTCAGCTAGGAAAAATAGACCTAGAAACTCCGAGCGGGGTTCTCAGGGGTGTCCCCTTTACTTCCTCCTCTCTTTCCCCCTTGAGGGGGTAGGAGGTGAATAGTTACTAAAAAACCCTAGTTTATTAATGAGGATAAATATATGAGCGAAAAGCAGGAAAGTCTAAAAGCCGCCGCAGGGTTTTATTGCCTTGAAGATATAAAATCTGTCGAACTGGCACAAGGCATTAAAATGCAGCTTTTCTCCGGTGAAAACGTGATGATGAGCTTTGTCACCCTCGAACCCGGTGCGTTGGTGCCACTCCACAGCCATCCTCACGAGCAGATGGGTACGGTGCTGGAAGGCGAGTTTATTTTCTATATCGGTGGACTGGCTGAGGAAAATGGTAAGCGCGTAACCAAAGGTGATATATACCTTGCGCCCGGCGGAGTTTTACATGCCGCCCGGAGTATCGGCGATAAACCTTGTCTTACCCTCGATATTTTCGGTCCGATTAGAGAAGATTACATTGCCATGTTCAAGACTACACATGGACATGAGGTAAGCGGCTTACAAGTTAGTGAGCAGGAGCAAAAGTAAATGACCGTAAAGAATATCACTCCGGCGAGTCTAGCAGGGGTAATGCCGCCCTTACCTACCCCTTTCGATGCACAGGGTGAAGTGGCATTAGGAAAGCTGCGTGAAAATCTCGATAGCCTGAACCGCTTTGGGCTGACCGGATTTGTGATTCTGGGCAGCAACGGCGAATATGTATATTTAGAAGAATCTGAAAAGCTGGCAGCAATTGCCGCCGCGCGTGAATCTATACCCTCGGATAAGCTGTTGGTAGCCGGAACAGGCACGGAATCCACCCGCGCTACTATTCGCCTAACCCGCGCGGCGGCGGAAAACGGGGCTGATGTAGCAATAGTAATTACGCCCGGTTACTATAAAAATGCTATGACCGGAGAGGCGATGGTGGCGCATTTTACTGCCCTCGCCGAAGCTTCAACCATCCCGATAGTGCTTTATAATATGCCCGCTTACGCCGGAATCGACATGAGCGTAGATACCATACTCAAGCTTGCGGCGCATCCCAATATTATCGGGTTGAAGGAAAGCTCAGGGAATCTGGTTAAAATCGGCGAGTTGGTGCAAGGCGTAGCGGTGCGCAAGCTAGATTTTGCGATATTGGCAGGCTCTGCTTCGTTCCTGTTGCCCACGCTGGCGGTAGGCGGAATGGGAGGTGTAGCGGCGCTGGCAAATATTGCGCCCCAACAATGCCTCGATATTTATAATTACTTTCGGAGTGGGCATTTGGAAGAAGCGCAGCAAGTGCAATTGCAGGTACTCGCTGCCAACGCCGCAGTCACAACCCGTTTCGGGGTCGCGGGCTTGAAATACGCGATGGATAAGCTCGGCATGTATGGTGGCGCAGTACGTCCTCCACTATTACCGCTAAACGCCGCCGCCGCAAGTGAAATTGATGGAACTATTGAATCAATGAAGTAGTTTGCAATGAGCGATTTAGTTAACGTGGTTGCGTGGGGGATAGTGCTGGGCATTTTCGTTGCGGCGGGATGCACAGCCGCTCTCTGGGCAATCATTTTTATAGATAATCTTCAATAAAGTGTCGCGTAATATCAGGGCAAGTGCAAGGGCGGTTTTTCCATTTTCAACCTGACCTCTTCCAAGAAAATTAACCCGTAGAGGGTGTGAACCGCCCTTCCCACGATTGCCCAATCCACAAGATTTGCGCCACCCAAGGTGAGCGCATCCCGATACGCCCTTACCTAAACCCCTTTGAGAACCGTTTTATAGGGGACGATTTCTTTCCCATTAAATTTAGCTAATGTCTTTTTTTTAGCAGCTTTAATTTGCTATAATTACATTTATATATAGCAATACATAGCTAACTAGGGATTATATATGCAAAAATCTAACCGCTATCTAAATGTTGGAACAAGCGACCTGCAGTAGCTCAACCGTTTGGATAGCGTTTATTTTTGTTACTAAAGAATCTCTCTCCCGTAGTACAAACACAGTGGTATAAATTAAGACAGTCGAAAGCGACAGTACCCATGAAAGATAGCGTCACAGAACATAAGCTGAGCCAGCACGAAGAAGAATTAGAACGCCTACGTGCCAAAGTAGCCGAACTGGAACAAACCGAACGTGCGTTGCTTGAACGCGAAGCTGAACTCCGGCAAACCAACCAGTTTTTGAATACCATCATCAATAATTTACCTATATTTGTCTATGCACATGACCAAAATGGGAATATCTCAATAGCAAAAGGCAAAGGGTTAGAACAGTTAAACCTGAAGACAGAAGACTTAAAAGGCAAAGCCATCTATGAGATGCACGGCGCTACAGAAACAGAGTTGGTAAGGGATATTTTACAACGCTTCATGCTGGGTAACGATAAAGAAATCATAAGGATGCGCAATGGCTGGTACGAATTTCATGGGAATGCCCTGAAGGATGAGCAGGGAAATGTCATCGGCGGGGTGGGTGCGGCAATTGACATCACCGAACGCAAACAACTGGAAGAAGCCTTAAAGCACAAAAACGAGCAGTTTGACCTCGCCCTCAAAGCGGCAAAGGCAGGGGTTTGGGAATTTCAACTCCCTTCGCTTGAAATAAGCTGGTCAGATTATTTGTATGAACTCTACGGCACTACTCGCGAAGAATTTGAAGCAAGCGGGAGTAGTCCTAGTGACTTCACCCCGCCGGAAGACTACCAGCGAACAAAGCTAATCTATGAAAAGTCGGTTGCAAATCACGAGGATTTTCAGGCAGATTATCAGATCAGGTGGAAAGACGGCTCAATCCACTGGCTTGAATCGAGCGGGTGCTGCTTTTACGATAAAAATGGAATACCCACCAAGGTAGTAGGTATCACCTACGATATAACCAAACGCAAACAATCAGAAATTGCCTTGCAAGAGAGCGAGGAACGTTTCCGGCTTGTCGCGGATAATTCCAACGATGTTATCTGGACGATGAATAGTAAAGGACAGTTTACTTATGTAAGCCCTTCCGTGCTACAACTCAGAGGCTATACCCCAGAAGAGGTTTTGCGACAAACCATAGATGAAGCCCTAACCCCAGAATCTGCCAAAATTGCTCAGCAAGGTGTAATAGAATCTATCAAGTTGGCGCAAGAAGGCAAAATTAAGAAAGGATTAAATAAATTAGAGCAACCTTGCAAAGATGGCAGCACCGTTTGGACAGAGGCTTCAACCAGCATAATGTATGACACAGAAGGTAATTTTAAGGGGATTCTAGGTATCACCCGTGATATTACCGAACGCTTAAAAGCCGAAGAGGCATTGCGTAAATCGGAAGAAAAATTCTCCAAAATCTTTAATGCCAGCCCTATGCCGATAACTATCTCAACGCTAGAAGATGGGCTTCTCCTAGACGCTAATCAAAAATCCCTTGAGTTTTTCGGATACGCCAAAGAGGAATTTGTCGAACATACCGTCAGTGAACTAGGTATTTGGGTTAATCCTGAACTCCGAAGCAAGGTAGTACAACTAGTAGAAAAACAAGGTTATTTTTATCATCTTGACAATGATTACCGCACTAAAAGCGGCGAAATTCGCAATACTATTGCTTTTTTCGATCTAATTGAACTAGATGGCAAAATAAGAGTGCTGTCGATTCTGAATGACATCACCGAACGCAAACAAGTAGAAAAGGCGTTGCGTAAATCGGAAGAGAAATTTTCCAAAATCTTCGATTGCAGCCCGGTTGCAACAATAATCACCAATCCTGAAGATGGAGAAATACTAGATATTAACCCTAGCGCACTCCAACTTTTCGGCTTCACCCGCGAAGAATGTATCGGGCGAACTTCAGAAGAGCTTGCAGTTTGGGCGCAACCTGAGCTAAGAGTGCAGGTTGGTAATATTTTGGTTAATCGGGGCTATCTCCGCCAATTTGAAAATACCTACCGAATTAAAAGCGGTGAAATCCGCCATGTACTGGCTTATTATGAACTGATAGAGCTAGGGGGTGTTAGGCGGGTTTTGTCCCTCATTAACGATATAACCGAAATAAAAACGGCGCAAGAAGAGCGCCAAAAAAGCGATGAGCGTTTCAGAGTTGTTTTTGAAAATGCGTCGGTAGGTATCACAATTTCAGATTTGAATCGCAAATTTTTAGATACTAACCAGCGTTTCTGCGATATAACCGGCTACAGCGCACAAGAAATACTCAATATGAGTACCGAGGAACTAACCGTTGCGGAAGATTATGAAGTAGAAAAAAAATATATCGAACAAGTGCAAAACGGTGAAAGCTTCAACTACAGCCTTGAAAAGCGCTATATTCGCAAGGATGGCTCGCCCGTTTGGGTTTTTGTCAGTGTAACATTAATAGCCGGCTTTAACGGTTCACCCGACTACAACATAGCGATAATTGATGATATAGATGCACGTAAGAAAGCCACAGAAGCCTTACACCTTAGTGAAGCACGCTTAGCATTAATCTATGATAATACTTCCGATGCAATGGCTTTAATTGAGGTTAACGGCGATCAACCCGGACGCATACTCAGTGTAAACAAAAGTTATATCAAGGCGCT contains:
- a CDS encoding cupin domain-containing protein — translated: MSEKQESLKAAAGFYCLEDIKSVELAQGIKMQLFSGENVMMSFVTLEPGALVPLHSHPHEQMGTVLEGEFIFYIGGLAEENGKRVTKGDIYLAPGGVLHAARSIGDKPCLTLDIFGPIREDYIAMFKTTHGHEVSGLQVSEQEQK
- the tpiA gene encoding triose-phosphate isomerase; this encodes MQINRSSTSKRTPIIAGNWKMNKTVDEALDLVEDMMDDLDSFEGVEVVLCPPFLALFAVQTELLEDTEIKLGAQNMYWEEEGAFTGEVSPLMLREFCDYVIIGHSERRTLFGETDADVNRKVKAAFKHDITPIIAVGENLAQNEAGQAQEVVERQVRGAFEGISRQDASTAVIAYEPIWAIGTGKAANGEYANTISAHIRKILTELYDAELANVVRIQYGGSVNAKNIAEYLSQPEVDGALVGGASLKANDFVQIVATTLEVTARK
- a CDS encoding dihydrodipicolinate synthase family protein, whose amino-acid sequence is MTVKNITPASLAGVMPPLPTPFDAQGEVALGKLRENLDSLNRFGLTGFVILGSNGEYVYLEESEKLAAIAAARESIPSDKLLVAGTGTESTRATIRLTRAAAENGADVAIVITPGYYKNAMTGEAMVAHFTALAEASTIPIVLYNMPAYAGIDMSVDTILKLAAHPNIIGLKESSGNLVKIGELVQGVAVRKLDFAILAGSASFLLPTLAVGGMGGVAALANIAPQQCLDIYNYFRSGHLEEAQQVQLQVLAANAAVTTRFGVAGLKYAMDKLGMYGGAVRPPLLPLNAAAASEIDGTIESMK
- a CDS encoding phosphoglycerate kinase, with translation MNKKTIEDVVVSGKRVLVRVDFNVPLENGQITDDTRIRSAIPTINYLAGKGAKVILMSHLGRPKGVDEKLRLTPIATHLAELLGKPVTKLDDCVGAEVEAAVNALKDGDVALLENLRFHPEEEKNNPDFAKQLAALGDVYVNDAFGTAHRAHASTEGVTHYISESVAGYLMQKELEIMGGALSNPTRPLIAILGGAKVSDKIGVIQNLLTRVKVDTLLIGGGMANTFFKAKGYDVADSLVENDKVELAKELLNSPEGARIVLPTDVVAADRFAPDANYSITTPDKVAAGTRILDIGPAAVADYKARLKDAKTIIWNGPMGVFEFEAFAKGTTAVAQALAEVDGTTIIGGGESVAAVEQSGLADKMTHISTGGGASLEFLEGRILPGVEALNDK
- a CDS encoding PAS domain S-box protein; amino-acid sequence: MKDSVTEHKLSQHEEELERLRAKVAELEQTERALLEREAELRQTNQFLNTIINNLPIFVYAHDQNGNISIAKGKGLEQLNLKTEDLKGKAIYEMHGATETELVRDILQRFMLGNDKEIIRMRNGWYEFHGNALKDEQGNVIGGVGAAIDITERKQLEEALKHKNEQFDLALKAAKAGVWEFQLPSLEISWSDYLYELYGTTREEFEASGSSPSDFTPPEDYQRTKLIYEKSVANHEDFQADYQIRWKDGSIHWLESSGCCFYDKNGIPTKVVGITYDITKRKQSEIALQESEERFRLVADNSNDVIWTMNSKGQFTYVSPSVLQLRGYTPEEVLRQTIDEALTPESAKIAQQGVIESIKLAQEGKIKKGLNKLEQPCKDGSTVWTEASTSIMYDTEGNFKGILGITRDITERLKAEEALRKSEEKFSKIFNASPMPITISTLEDGLLLDANQKSLEFFGYAKEEFVEHTVSELGIWVNPELRSKVVQLVEKQGYFYHLDNDYRTKSGEIRNTIAFFDLIELDGKIRVLSILNDITERKQVEKALRKSEEKFSKIFDCSPVATIITNPEDGEILDINPSALQLFGFTREECIGRTSEELAVWAQPELRVQVGNILVNRGYLRQFENTYRIKSGEIRHVLAYYELIELGGVRRVLSLINDITEIKTAQEERQKSDERFRVVFENASVGITISDLNRKFLDTNQRFCDITGYSAQEILNMSTEELTVAEDYEVEKKYIEQVQNGESFNYSLEKRYIRKDGSPVWVFVSVTLIAGFNGSPDYNIAIIDDIDARKKATEALHLSEARLALIYDNTSDAMALIEVNGDQPGRILSVNKSYIKALRSLNLDVTEADIVGQNLASFFSQVLSINEEENESEIQQYRQVIRAKKPLLYEHYNQLGNSQYYGEAQLVPVLDEMGECRFLLWSSHDITEKRLAEQARRESEVRLSLILSNTSDMIELYEVKDGIPDAIVFVNQSILKVIHSVEPQVTIEDIIGKDWKVLHYASGVGVDYIENELGHFRQAIESRKPHQYEYSLKPLGQTLYGEATIVPVLDESGNCRYVLRSARDITERKKAELALRQREQEYKALVENSPDIIARLDTQGLYLYVNPASEPIINRPAETLLGTGVAEQAFSPNDKEIIYNAINSTLETGKEAVVEFSYPSPTKGEVYYQARIVPEYNEAGEIVSVLTIARDITSLKEAQIALVKSQEALFQAQKLESVGRLAGGIAHDFNNILTAIIGYANLLSITLPENNSNRSNLLEIENAANRAASLTRQLLAFSRRQMLQPKLMDLNAIIQELDRMLRRLIGEDIILIENLDPDLGRIKADPVQIEQVILNLVVNARDAMLNGGKLVLETSNIEVDATLTELHSELKQGPYVLITVTDNGIGMDKEVLDHIFEPFFTTKELGKGTGLGLATVYGIIRQSEGMILVDSQRGAGTTFQIYLPRFESSGNYEPTHPEVDSTKVGSETILLVEDEDLVRRLSYTVLVKKGFKVLEAANGKEALDICRQYVGEIHLLISDVVMPEMGGLELIDYVRKHFPKIKLMLMSGYSNEMVEQVVIKGKAEFIQKPFTPTILLNRVREVLNKHL